GCAATAGAGATACAAGGTCATAGTAATTTGTTGAAAGGTTGCTTAACGTACCATTAATAATTAAATCTTCAGGATTGGTTACAGCATCTCTTATTCTTATATCACCGTAAATCTCACTACGGTTCATTCCTTGTAGCTCAAGATTTGTAAGCTCGAAGTCATTTAGGGTTCCTTGCATATTGGAAGCCATTACAAACTGAACGTTATTTCCAAACTCATTATAAAATGGCTTTAGATCGTTTGTATTTATGACGCTTTCCTCCAAGGTGAAATCCCATTTAACTTTATTTACAAAGTCTGAAAGATCTTCAATAGTATAGTTAAAATAAAGTGTTCCTTTTATATTTGAGTCTTCTGTAACAATTCTCAGTTCTTCAAAACCCATTTGGGTCGGAGAATATGTAAAATCTCCATTAAGGTTTTTAATAGTTAAGCCTCGTTCTTCTAGAAAGTCCAATGTGTTAATACTAACACTTACGTTCTTATTATTTACAACAAGATTATCTGCGTTTATATCTACATCATTTAAAAATAAGGCTCTAGGATCTGAAATATTTTCATCCTCAAAGCTGTATTTACTGTTTGTTACATCTATATGGCTTACAGAAAGATAAAAATCTGAACTTGGCTTAGGTTGTTCTGGTTCAAATTTTTGAAGAAACACTGCAAAATTATCTAACTCTTCACCCTTATAACGTTTCATTCTAAAGGTTAAACTATCTATTGATGAATTTCCTAACGTAGAATGATTGTCCAAAAGACCCGATAAGCTTAGAATCGATGTTTTTAATTCATTCACATAAATTAAAGTATCTTGATGATGATCCTCGACAAACGCTTTTTCTAATTTAACATCACCAAAATATGTAATGCTTACTTTATCTATTTGTATATTGGTGTTATACGTATCATTAATACTGTTTGCCAGCTTTTTAGCCACAGTGGTTTGCACCCAAGGAATGGAAAATAAAACCACCAAAATGATAAAAAGCAGCAAGATGGCTACTATGGTTTTCTTTAGTATGTTCCAAAACTTTTTAATAGGCGAGCTTATATTGTAACTTTGCTCAAAATTATACAATTTTTATGCCCTAATTCTTTAATGAGTTCACAAAAAATATACATTCTTGGCATTGAGTCGTCTTGTGACGATACTGCAGCAGCTGTGATTTGCAACGGAGAGATTTTAAGCAACGTTGTAGCCACACAGCAAATACATATTAAATATGGTGGTGTTGTACCAGAACTTGCTTCTAGAGCACACCAACAACATATTGTTCCTGTTGTTCATCAAGCTTTAGAACAAGCAGGAATAACAAAAGAAGATTTGCACGGTATTGCGTTTACCAAAGGTCCTGGTTTAATGGGGTCACTTTTGGTAGGTGTCTCATTCGCAAAGTCTTTAGCAATGGGATTAAATATTCCGCTATTAGATGTTAACCATATGCAAGGTCATATTTTAGCCCATTTTATAGAAGAAGATGGCTATACCTTACCAACATTTCCTTTTTTGGCCATGACCATAAGTGGAGGTCATACTCAAATTGTAAAGGTTAATGATTATTTTGATATGGATGTTATAGGCCAAACACTTGATGATGCTGTAGGCGAAGCTTTTGATAAAAGTGGAAAACTTCTTGGTTTAAAATATCCTGCAGGTCCAGAAATAGACAAACTTGCAAAACAGGGCAATCCTAAAGCATTCCCTTTTTCGAAACCCAAAGTTGGTGGATTAGACTTTAGCTTTAGTGGCCTAAAAACTGCCATTCTCTATTTTATACAAAAGAAGGTAAAAGAAAATCCAAATTTTATTGAAGAGAACCTAGCAGATATTTGTGCCTCTATACAATATACCATCATTAGCATATTAATGGCTAAGCTTAAAAAAGCTGTTAAAGAGACTGGAATTACACAAGTTGCAATTGGTGGTGGTGTTTCTGCAAACTCTGGCATTAGAGATGCACTAAAGCAAGCAGAACATACGTTAGGTTGGACAACGTATATTCCGAAGTTTGAATATACCACAGATAATGCCGGAATGATAGCCATTACTGGATATCATAAATATTTAAAACAAGATTTTGCAGACATTACAGTGGTTGCAAAAGCGAGATTAGCCATATAATGCAGCTATTTTATCAAGAACATATAGATAACAAAAGCATAAACGTTCATTTTGAAAGAGATGAAAGTAAACACATTGTAAAAGTTCTGCGTAAAAAAGCTGGAGATACTCTACATGTAACCAATGGCAAGGGATGGTTGTTTACTGTAGAAATCATTAGTGATAACCATAATAAATGTGTTGGTGTAATTACAGAGAAAAAATATCAGGAGTCACAACAACTGTATTTACACGTTTTAATAGCGCCTACTAAAATGAACGACCGTATGGAATGGTTCTTAGAGAAAGCTACCGAAATAGGAATTTCAGAAATAACGCCAATTCTTTGTGACCATAGCGAACGAAAGACTATTAAGACTGATAGATTTGAGCGTGTCTTACAAAGTGCAATGAAGCAATCTTTACAGTTACACCTACCAAAATTAAATGCACTTACTCCATTTTCAGAAGTCATTGGCCAGAATATTGAAGGCCAAAAGTTTGTAGCACACTGCGAAAACGATAAGAAACGATTGCCAATGCAAAATGAAATTACTTCAAACCGACTTACAATTCTTATAGGTCCAGAAGGCGATTTTTCTTTAGAAGAAATACAGCAAGCGTTAGATTATAATTGGTTGCCCGTAACTTTAGGAAACACAAGGTTACGCACAGAGACTGCAGGAATTGTTGCAACAACCATAGCCAACCTAAAGTTTACCGATTAAAGCTCGTATTGTGAAGCTGCATTAACACGTAGGTCTTTATCTTGAGAAAAAGCAATTAACATCACCTCATCTTCTTCAGTAACAATTTCAGGGATCTTTAAGGCTACTGAAGCATTTTTAGAATTAGAGATTACTTCTCTTGCCACCACGATGTTTGTGTTTAATAGCGTTCTATCACGGTTTTCTCCTCTTGGTATTTTAGTTTCACGTTCTTTAATTACTAACACAACCGTTAACAATTCTGCTAGAGCCTCAGTTTCTAATGACAAATTAATACTGCCATTTACGCTTTCAACAGATTTAAATGTGATGGCATTTGAAACATAATTACTTTCCTCATTAAGTTTTCTATTTAATTTTAAAGCATCACTTCCTGTAAAATGTGAACTACCATTAACAACCAATTGAGGTGTGTAAATTGAAGAAGACTTAAACTTGCTCC
This region of Croceibacter atlanticus HTCC2559 genomic DNA includes:
- the tsaD gene encoding tRNA (adenosine(37)-N6)-threonylcarbamoyltransferase complex transferase subunit TsaD, whose product is MSSQKIYILGIESSCDDTAAAVICNGEILSNVVATQQIHIKYGGVVPELASRAHQQHIVPVVHQALEQAGITKEDLHGIAFTKGPGLMGSLLVGVSFAKSLAMGLNIPLLDVNHMQGHILAHFIEEDGYTLPTFPFLAMTISGGHTQIVKVNDYFDMDVIGQTLDDAVGEAFDKSGKLLGLKYPAGPEIDKLAKQGNPKAFPFSKPKVGGLDFSFSGLKTAILYFIQKKVKENPNFIEENLADICASIQYTIISILMAKLKKAVKETGITQVAIGGGVSANSGIRDALKQAEHTLGWTTYIPKFEYTTDNAGMIAITGYHKYLKQDFADITVVAKARLAI
- a CDS encoding 16S rRNA (uracil(1498)-N(3))-methyltransferase, giving the protein MQLFYQEHIDNKSINVHFERDESKHIVKVLRKKAGDTLHVTNGKGWLFTVEIISDNHNKCVGVITEKKYQESQQLYLHVLIAPTKMNDRMEWFLEKATEIGISEITPILCDHSERKTIKTDRFERVLQSAMKQSLQLHLPKLNALTPFSEVIGQNIEGQKFVAHCENDKKRLPMQNEITSNRLTILIGPEGDFSLEEIQQALDYNWLPVTLGNTRLRTETAGIVATTIANLKFTD
- a CDS encoding DUF1223 domain-containing protein; protein product: MKKILFTILLAIGIVLAFQFTTTEVSEENPTSNTRTDQVILLELFTSQGCSSCPSADRLLDKTLANHKNVIGLSYHVDYWNYIGWKDPFSSKVYSNYQRAYGSKFKSSSIYTPQLVVNGSSHFTGSDALKLNRKLNEESNYVSNAITFKSVESVNGSINLSLETEALAELLTVVLVIKERETKIPRGENRDRTLLNTNIVVAREVISNSKNASVALKIPEIVTEEDEVMLIAFSQDKDLRVNAASQYEL